One Gemmatimonadaceae bacterium DNA segment encodes these proteins:
- a CDS encoding iron ABC transporter permease yields the protein MSSRASRSNWLLAFPVLVLLMWTVAFPNIAVIAGSFENGLGHWREFLASPSDREALTTSIVISLASVVASLMIGVPLAFLLSRFEFPGRKVLRGVATLPAALPPLVGVIAFLFLYGESGIVTRTVQTIFGMDEAPWRLTGVWAIIFVHAYTMYVYVFLFVSAGLERFDTTLDEAASGLGASSWTRLRRVTLPLLTPALAGSMLLVFMTSLGSFSAPYVFGGGIRVLSTQIVASKLNGSLGLAYVETTVLAISAVAGLALFRWLERKRKYTSSGKGSATRKAVGSRRAAVIAAVMAAVVVVVLILPHLMVVLVSFAVDGAWTTQVLPPQYTLDNYRQLFTDPQLWRPIVNSVSMATVATAANVVVCSVAAYLIVLRKFNGRRLLEVLVALPWAIPATAIALGLAATFNRNDPGAGRVLLVGTFWILPLAYFIRGIPLVSTAVEGSLRQLDPSLEDAARGLGASWWLTMKRVVLPAARPGLVAGALLAAVTAVGEFVAGVVLYTHANRPISIEILAQLRALAFGTAASYSVLLIVLVLIMTFAARGLEERMA from the coding sequence GTGAGTAGTCGCGCGTCCCGGAGCAACTGGTTGCTTGCGTTTCCGGTTCTGGTGTTGCTGATGTGGACCGTGGCGTTTCCCAATATCGCCGTCATTGCCGGCAGCTTTGAAAACGGCCTCGGCCACTGGCGTGAATTCCTGGCCAGCCCCTCAGACCGCGAAGCGCTTACAACAAGCATCGTGATCTCGCTGGCGTCCGTCGTGGCGTCGCTGATGATCGGAGTTCCCCTCGCGTTTCTGCTGAGTCGCTTTGAGTTTCCGGGAAGAAAGGTTCTCCGCGGGGTGGCAACCCTTCCGGCAGCTCTGCCTCCACTGGTCGGAGTGATTGCATTTCTATTCCTCTACGGCGAAAGCGGCATTGTAACGCGCACCGTGCAGACAATCTTTGGAATGGACGAGGCGCCCTGGAGACTCACTGGCGTGTGGGCGATCATCTTCGTGCACGCGTACACCATGTATGTCTACGTGTTTCTGTTCGTGTCGGCCGGGCTCGAACGATTCGACACCACTCTCGACGAAGCGGCCTCAGGGCTCGGGGCGAGCTCATGGACCAGGTTGCGGCGCGTGACACTTCCTCTTCTGACGCCCGCATTGGCGGGGTCGATGCTGCTCGTGTTCATGACCTCCCTCGGATCATTCTCGGCGCCGTATGTCTTTGGCGGCGGGATCAGAGTGCTGTCCACCCAGATCGTCGCATCGAAGCTCAACGGTTCGCTGGGGCTCGCATATGTGGAGACGACTGTTCTCGCGATCAGCGCGGTGGCGGGCCTGGCGTTATTCCGGTGGCTCGAACGAAAGCGAAAATACACATCATCCGGAAAGGGAAGCGCAACCAGAAAGGCTGTCGGCTCGCGGCGGGCCGCGGTGATCGCGGCCGTAATGGCCGCCGTCGTGGTAGTAGTGCTTATCCTTCCGCATCTGATGGTAGTACTGGTGTCATTCGCTGTCGATGGCGCATGGACCACTCAGGTTCTGCCTCCACAATACACACTCGATAACTACCGGCAGTTGTTTACTGATCCCCAGTTGTGGCGACCGATAGTCAACAGTGTTTCGATGGCGACGGTGGCCACGGCAGCGAACGTTGTGGTCTGTTCTGTAGCGGCTTATCTCATCGTTCTGCGCAAGTTCAACGGGAGGCGGCTGCTCGAAGTTCTGGTGGCACTGCCGTGGGCGATACCGGCTACGGCCATTGCGCTTGGACTGGCGGCGACCTTCAACAGGAACGATCCCGGAGCAGGACGAGTCCTGCTGGTGGGTACGTTCTGGATCCTGCCGCTGGCGTACTTCATCAGAGGGATTCCACTCGTGTCGACGGCGGTCGAGGGTTCATTGAGACAGCTCGATCCGTCGCTCGAGGACGCCGCACGTGGCCTTGGGGCTTCATGGTGGCTGACGATGAAACGCGTGGTGCTTCCGGCCGCTCGCCCCGGCCTGGTGGCTGGAGCCCTGCTTGCTGCTGTTACAGCCGTCGGTGAGTTCGTCGCCGGAGTCGTTCTGTACACGCACGCGAACAGACCGATATCGATAGAGATTCTCGCGCAGCTCCGTGCACTCGCGTTTGGCACCGCAGCGTCGTACAGTGTGCTGCTGATCGTACTGGTGCTGATCATGACGTTCGCCGCACGCGGTCTCGAGGAGCGAATGGCGTAG
- a CDS encoding PIG-L family deacetylase encodes MTRAVLALFALMVMAAPRSLFSRERGAVAWGTVGSEWETDARRVLVIGAHPDDEDTQLIAWLQRGGRAETAYLSLTRGDGGQNLIGNELGEALGIIRTEELLAARRVDGAHQFFTRAYDFGFSKNAAETFAHWPRDSLLNDVVKVVRAFRPHVIVSIFSGTPRDGHGQHQVSGIITREVYQVASDTIKFPANRFGPAWSPLKLYQAARFAPDAATLRFNVGEYNSALGRSYAEIAGESRSQHKSQGFGSLQRKGVVWDYLRREQSRVNESSDAKTEQGIFDGLEGIPAAGSAGDAAGAITAAGVAVEAIADRRHLALGDSANVTVTVFNRSRSPVSIPRSAGDSNGGSGTMIVVASDSSYRWMTYVRGVPITQPWWLAVPRRGDLFAPPIGVISEDEREKSEWLRVPVSIAGAAPVEVRVPIVFRFADAIRGEVQRPLAVTPSISVALDRPVEISRASAPLDKFFNVTLRSALMRRQPVTVSLVLPAGLTADSASRVVPLDSGGTRTISFRVRGRLAAGVHVISATASMNGTTYNSGFVPIDYEHITPQRQYRRAEVRMATIDVAVPANLRVAYVPGVGDNVAPALAQLGIPVTVVEAASIPTVDLSRFTAVVVGPRAYESNRELISNNPYLLDFAMRGGTLVVQFGQYEMMREGVMPYPITITRPHDRVTEENVPVTILDAGSPALGYPNRITSSDFDGWVQERGLYMPRTFDARYRPLLAMNDPGEAANRGAVLITPYGRGMYIYTTLAFFRQLPVGVTGATRLFVNLLSMKGERAR; translated from the coding sequence GGCGCGGTTGCGTGGGGAACAGTGGGGTCGGAATGGGAAACCGACGCGCGTCGCGTGCTGGTAATCGGTGCACATCCTGATGATGAGGATACGCAGCTGATCGCCTGGCTACAGCGCGGCGGCCGCGCCGAAACGGCTTATCTGTCACTCACTCGTGGCGATGGCGGCCAGAATCTGATTGGAAATGAGCTGGGCGAGGCGCTGGGAATAATCCGCACCGAGGAGCTGCTCGCGGCGAGGCGTGTCGACGGCGCGCACCAGTTCTTTACGAGAGCATACGATTTTGGTTTTTCCAAGAATGCAGCTGAAACCTTTGCGCACTGGCCCAGAGATTCTCTGCTCAACGATGTCGTCAAAGTCGTTCGCGCGTTCAGGCCGCATGTCATCGTATCGATTTTCTCTGGTACACCGCGTGACGGACATGGCCAGCACCAGGTATCCGGCATCATCACCAGGGAAGTGTACCAGGTGGCGTCGGATACTATAAAGTTCCCGGCGAACAGGTTTGGACCGGCGTGGTCTCCCCTAAAGCTGTATCAGGCGGCGCGCTTCGCGCCCGACGCGGCCACGCTTCGCTTCAATGTCGGCGAATACAACTCAGCGTTGGGCAGATCGTATGCAGAGATTGCCGGTGAGAGCCGGTCTCAGCACAAGTCTCAGGGTTTCGGAAGTCTGCAGCGGAAAGGGGTCGTGTGGGACTATTTGCGCCGCGAGCAGAGCCGGGTAAACGAGAGTTCTGACGCCAAAACAGAACAAGGCATTTTCGACGGACTCGAGGGCATTCCAGCAGCAGGTTCCGCGGGTGACGCCGCTGGCGCGATCACAGCAGCGGGGGTTGCGGTGGAGGCAATTGCCGACCGGCGGCACCTGGCATTGGGCGACAGCGCCAACGTTACTGTGACCGTGTTCAACCGGTCTCGATCACCGGTCTCCATTCCGCGTTCTGCAGGCGACAGCAATGGTGGGTCCGGTACGATGATTGTGGTTGCATCGGACAGCAGCTATCGGTGGATGACATACGTGCGGGGCGTGCCAATCACCCAGCCGTGGTGGCTCGCCGTTCCAAGACGGGGAGATCTCTTCGCGCCCCCTATCGGCGTGATATCGGAAGACGAGCGCGAGAAAAGTGAGTGGCTGCGGGTGCCGGTCTCAATTGCCGGTGCAGCTCCGGTCGAGGTGCGTGTCCCCATCGTGTTCCGCTTCGCCGACGCAATTCGGGGGGAAGTGCAACGTCCACTCGCGGTAACTCCCTCCATCAGTGTGGCCCTTGATCGGCCGGTCGAGATATCGAGAGCCAGTGCGCCTCTCGACAAGTTTTTCAACGTAACGCTCCGGTCGGCATTGATGCGAAGGCAGCCGGTTACGGTGTCGCTGGTGCTGCCGGCCGGACTGACGGCCGATTCAGCGTCGAGAGTAGTGCCCCTGGATTCTGGAGGCACGAGAACGATCAGCTTTCGAGTGCGGGGCCGCCTTGCCGCCGGCGTTCACGTGATCAGCGCTACTGCATCGATGAATGGGACCACATACAATTCCGGATTCGTGCCGATCGATTACGAGCACATCACTCCGCAGCGGCAGTACCGGCGTGCAGAAGTGCGAATGGCGACTATCGACGTCGCTGTTCCCGCAAATTTGCGTGTTGCCTATGTCCCTGGTGTCGGTGACAACGTGGCGCCGGCACTCGCGCAGCTTGGCATCCCGGTGACGGTGGTCGAGGCAGCCTCGATACCCACCGTCGATCTGTCTCGCTTCACGGCGGTCGTCGTCGGGCCCCGCGCCTACGAATCAAACCGGGAGCTGATAAGCAATAATCCATATCTTCTCGACTTCGCCATGCGCGGAGGCACATTGGTCGTTCAATTCGGTCAATACGAAATGATGCGGGAAGGGGTCATGCCGTATCCGATCACCATCACCCGGCCTCACGATCGCGTTACCGAGGAAAACGTTCCTGTCACCATCCTCGATGCGGGCTCGCCTGCGCTGGGCTATCCTAACCGCATTACCAGTTCCGATTTCGACGGCTGGGTTCAGGAGCGGGGACTGTACATGCCCCGTACATTCGACGCGCGGTATCGTCCGCTGCTCGCGATGAATGATCCGGGGGAAGCCGCTAACCGCGGAGCCGTGCTCATCACTCCGTACGGGAGGGGGATGTACATCTATACAACGCTGGCATTTTTCAGACAGTTGCCGGTTGGAGTCACCGGCGCAACACGCCTGTTCGTGAATCTTCTTTCCATGAAGGGAGAAAGGGCGCGATGA
- a CDS encoding ABC transporter ATP-binding protein: protein MSDGGGALALRGITRRFGEHAAVDNVSLDIPAGELLALIGASGSGKTTTLRITAGYETPDAGQVLLDGRDITSLPPQKRGFGMVFQHYALFPHMPVEENVAFGLEARGVDRTTRLARAREVLESVGLGGAGKRGIQSLSGGEQQRVALARALVIEPSVLLLDEPLSNLDPTLRQSTRDELRSMLHRVGVPALFVTHDQEDAFAIADRIALLRKGRLLQIGRSDDLYDRPESLEVARFIGRATILPGEELGERVAVTVGGRRMEFAATRSQASNGQRGRPLVVFRPDALDLDSSENHDTWRGQVVDRRFTGGSAIYKVKLADDVTVEVASPKMGLREGDTTGVRVIREPLPVVYGD from the coding sequence GTGAGTGACGGCGGCGGCGCGCTGGCGCTGCGCGGAATCACCCGCCGCTTTGGGGAGCATGCAGCCGTCGACAATGTTTCGCTCGATATTCCCGCAGGAGAGCTGCTGGCACTAATAGGCGCGTCCGGCTCCGGAAAAACAACGACGCTGAGAATTACCGCGGGATACGAAACACCGGACGCGGGTCAGGTATTGCTGGACGGCAGGGATATCACGTCACTGCCGCCGCAGAAACGCGGATTCGGAATGGTGTTTCAGCATTACGCGCTGTTTCCACACATGCCTGTCGAGGAGAATGTGGCGTTTGGGCTCGAGGCTCGGGGCGTGGACCGCACGACCCGTCTCGCCCGTGCCCGCGAGGTGCTGGAATCAGTTGGGTTGGGCGGGGCCGGTAAACGAGGCATTCAGTCGCTGTCCGGAGGAGAACAGCAGCGGGTTGCACTTGCCCGGGCACTGGTGATCGAGCCCAGTGTTCTGCTCCTCGACGAGCCTTTGTCCAACCTGGATCCGACACTGAGGCAGAGCACGCGCGACGAGCTGCGATCGATGCTGCACCGGGTCGGAGTGCCGGCGTTATTCGTGACGCACGATCAGGAGGATGCGTTCGCGATCGCCGACAGGATCGCTCTGCTCCGGAAGGGAAGGCTCCTTCAGATTGGCAGATCCGATGATCTCTACGACCGGCCGGAATCGCTCGAAGTAGCGCGGTTCATAGGACGGGCGACAATTCTGCCGGGCGAAGAGCTGGGAGAGCGGGTGGCGGTCACGGTGGGTGGACGCCGAATGGAATTCGCGGCAACGCGTTCGCAGGCGAGCAATGGCCAGAGGGGCCGGCCGCTCGTCGTTTTCCGTCCAGATGCTCTCGACCTCGATTCTTCGGAGAACCACGACACATGGCGCGGCCAGGTGGTCGACCGCCGTTTCACAGGGGGAAGTGCAATCTATAAAGTGAAGCTTGCAGACGACGTCACTGTTGAGGTCGCTTCGCCGAAGATGGGGTTGCGCGAAGGGGACACGACGGGAGTAAGGGTGATTCGCGAGCCGTTGCCAGTGGTATATGGTGACTGA
- a CDS encoding extracellular solute-binding protein: protein MNTDMLNLPRRREGMKSWRRNEEGRRMPLSGCLRRSSEKLRLAITIATGLVTISCSSDERTVLTVYSPHGKDLLGYFEQGFEKANPTIDVQWVDMGSQEVLDRVRAEAANPQADIWFGAPAEAFDRATKENLLQPYIPTWSNSVSVEGRDGGDHWYGTYLTPEVIGYNTAAVSRADAPKDWDDVLDPKWKGKILIRDPIASGTMRAIFGAIIARSVARTGSPEQGYAWLRKLDANTREYVLNPTILYQKLGRQEGVITLWDMPDIATLQQRLKIPVDYVIPSSGTPLLVDGIAVVRGTERMKEAQLYYEFVTTPEALIASADKFLRIPARTDIPAASLPKWIQDAKAKIKPMPVDRKVMAENLNDWMKYWDANIRNSGRNK, encoded by the coding sequence ATGAATACCGACATGCTGAATCTGCCACGAAGACGCGAAGGCATGAAGTCATGGCGGCGGAACGAAGAAGGCAGGCGCATGCCGCTCAGTGGATGCCTGCGTCGTTCGTCAGAAAAGTTGCGACTGGCGATAACGATTGCGACGGGACTCGTCACAATCTCCTGCAGCAGTGACGAGCGAACGGTTCTTACTGTGTATTCTCCGCACGGTAAGGATCTGCTTGGATATTTCGAGCAGGGATTCGAAAAAGCGAATCCCACTATCGACGTGCAGTGGGTCGACATGGGATCCCAGGAAGTCCTCGACCGCGTGAGGGCCGAAGCGGCAAATCCGCAGGCAGATATCTGGTTCGGTGCGCCGGCTGAGGCATTTGACCGCGCGACGAAAGAGAACCTGCTCCAGCCGTATATCCCCACATGGTCGAACTCGGTGAGCGTCGAAGGACGTGACGGTGGCGATCACTGGTACGGTACGTATCTGACGCCGGAAGTCATCGGATACAACACAGCCGCAGTATCGCGTGCTGACGCGCCAAAGGACTGGGATGATGTGCTCGATCCGAAATGGAAGGGAAAGATTCTCATCCGCGACCCGATCGCCTCGGGCACGATGCGGGCGATTTTCGGAGCCATCATCGCCCGCTCAGTAGCACGGACGGGCTCGCCGGAGCAGGGGTATGCGTGGCTGCGCAAACTCGACGCGAATACACGTGAATACGTACTCAATCCCACCATTCTGTACCAGAAGCTCGGCAGGCAGGAAGGCGTCATTACACTTTGGGACATGCCGGATATCGCGACGTTGCAGCAACGTCTCAAGATTCCGGTGGATTATGTCATTCCGTCGAGCGGAACACCGCTGCTGGTAGACGGCATCGCGGTGGTTCGCGGAACGGAACGCATGAAAGAGGCGCAGCTGTACTACGAGTTCGTCACAACTCCCGAGGCACTCATCGCCTCGGCGGACAAGTTTCTGCGAATACCTGCCCGCACCGACATTCCCGCCGCCTCGCTGCCGAAGTGGATTCAGGATGCGAAGGCGAAGATCAAGCCGATGCCTGTAGACCGGAAAGTGATGGCCGAAAATCTGAACGACTGGATGAAGTACTGGGACGCGAATATCAGGAACAGCGGACGCAATAAGTGA